One region of Astyanax mexicanus isolate ESR-SI-001 chromosome 15, AstMex3_surface, whole genome shotgun sequence genomic DNA includes:
- the srsf2a gene encoding serine and arginine rich splicing factor 2a isoform X2, giving the protein MSYGRPPPDVEGMTSLKVDNLTYRTSPETLRRVFEKYGRVGDVYIPRDRYTKESRGFAFVRFHDKRDAEDAMDAMDGALLDGRELRVQMARYGRPPDSHYGRRGGPPRRYGGRSPRRRRHSRSRSRSRSRSRSRSRYSRSRSRSYSRSRSRSKSRTPRRSKSKSPSRSRSRSKSKSHSRSRSPQSNRGSKSRSRSRSRAKSPEGTGTEQEP; this is encoded by the exons ATGAGTTACGGCCGGCCTCCGCCCGATGTCGAGGGCATGACTTCGCTGAAGGTGGACAACCTGACTTACCGCACGTCCCCCGAAACGCTGCGCCGCGTGTTCGAGAAGTACGGCCGCGTCGGGGACGTGTACATCCCGCGGGACCGCTACACGAAGGAGAGCCGCGGCTTCGCCTTCGTGCGCTTCCACGACAAGCGCGACGCCGAGGACGCGATGGACGCCATGGACGGAGCCCTGCTGGACGGGCGGGAGCTGCGGGTGCAAATGGCGCGCTACGGCCGCCCGCCGGACTCCCACTACGGCCGCCGGGGAGGCCCACCGCGCAGATATGGAGG CCGCAGTCCCCGCCGCAGGAGACACAGCCGATCCAGGAGCCGAAGCCGCTCTCGCTCCCGGAGCCGATCCCGCTACAGCAGGTCCAGATCCAGGTCTTACTCCCGGTCCCGCAGCCGCTCCAAGAGCCGGACACCACGCAGAAGCAAGTCCAAATCCCCGTCCAGGTCCCGCTCTCGCTCCAAGTCCAAATCCCACTCCAGGAGTCGCAGCCCCCAGTCGAACAGGGGGTCTAAATCCAGGTCCAGGTCCAGAAGTAGGGCCAAGTCTCCCGAGGGAACTGGAACTGAGCAAGAGCCGTGA
- the srsf2a gene encoding serine and arginine rich splicing factor 2a isoform X1 — protein sequence MSYGRPPPDVEGMTSLKVDNLTYRTSPETLRRVFEKYGRVGDVYIPRDRYTKESRGFAFVRFHDKRDAEDAMDAMDGALLDGRELRVQMARYGRPPDSHYGRRGGPPRRYGGYGRRSRSRSPRRRRHSRSRSRSRSRSRSRSRYSRSRSRSYSRSRSRSKSRTPRRSKSKSPSRSRSRSKSKSHSRSRSPQSNRGSKSRSRSRSRAKSPEGTGTEQEP from the exons ATGAGTTACGGCCGGCCTCCGCCCGATGTCGAGGGCATGACTTCGCTGAAGGTGGACAACCTGACTTACCGCACGTCCCCCGAAACGCTGCGCCGCGTGTTCGAGAAGTACGGCCGCGTCGGGGACGTGTACATCCCGCGGGACCGCTACACGAAGGAGAGCCGCGGCTTCGCCTTCGTGCGCTTCCACGACAAGCGCGACGCCGAGGACGCGATGGACGCCATGGACGGAGCCCTGCTGGACGGGCGGGAGCTGCGGGTGCAAATGGCGCGCTACGGCCGCCCGCCGGACTCCCACTACGGCCGCCGGGGAGGCCCACCGCGCAGATATGGAGGGTACGGAAGGAGAAGTCGCAG CCGCAGTCCCCGCCGCAGGAGACACAGCCGATCCAGGAGCCGAAGCCGCTCTCGCTCCCGGAGCCGATCCCGCTACAGCAGGTCCAGATCCAGGTCTTACTCCCGGTCCCGCAGCCGCTCCAAGAGCCGGACACCACGCAGAAGCAAGTCCAAATCCCCGTCCAGGTCCCGCTCTCGCTCCAAGTCCAAATCCCACTCCAGGAGTCGCAGCCCCCAGTCGAACAGGGGGTCTAAATCCAGGTCCAGGTCCAGAAGTAGGGCCAAGTCTCCCGAGGGAACTGGAACTGAGCAAGAGCCGTGA